Proteins from a genomic interval of Medicago truncatula cultivar Jemalong A17 chromosome 3, MtrunA17r5.0-ANR, whole genome shotgun sequence:
- the LOC11429043 gene encoding putative F-box/LRR-repeat protein 23: MEVERESTRGPNWLDLPIDLTANILHRLVFDYYNDDNTVKICCKAVERSCDHLEDIDIETFGNDDLLECIAKNGSHLHSMRLVDCYTISDKQFSEVARRFPQLEKVDISLCCITSVSLEVLGRSCPLLKSLEFGKSKSLVKSRFVYCESDDRVALVIAETMSCLCHLGLSGHELTNVGLHAILVKCPLLKSLDIRR, translated from the exons ATGGAAGTGGAAAGGGAAAGCACAAGAGGGCCGAATTGGCTTGATCTTCCTATAGATTTGACAGCAAACATCCTTCATAGGCTTG TCTTTGATTATTATAATGACGATAATACGGTGAAGATTTGTTGCAAAGCTGTTGAAAGAAGTTGCGATCATTTGGAAGACATCGATATTGAGACATTTGGCAATGATGATCTCCTTGAATGCATAGCTAAAAA TGGCAGTCACCTGCATTCCATGCGGTTGGTAGATTGCTATACTATTTCAGATAAACAATTTAGTGAAGTCGCAAGGAGGTTTCCACAATTAGAGAAGGTTGACATTTCACTTTGCTGCATAACTTCGGTCTCCCTTGAAGTGCTTGGTCGATCTTGCCCTCTTTTGAAGTCGCTTGAATTTGGAAAATCAAAGTCGCTTGTAAAATCGAGGTTTGTATATTGTGAGTCTGATGATAGGGTGGCATTAGTCATTGCTGAAACAATGTCTTGTTTATGTCATCTTGGTTTGAGTGGACATGAGTTAACTAATGTTGGTTTGCATGCCATTCTTGTTAAGTGCCCTCTGCTTAAATCTCTTGACATTCGTCGATGA